A genomic segment from Methanobrevibacter millerae encodes:
- the psmB gene encoding archaeal proteasome endopeptidase complex subunit beta, with product MDDKILEGTTTVGITCKDGVVFASERRASMGNLVAHKVAEKIFKIDDHIVTTIAGSVGDAQSLMKIIEAEVSLYQMRNNDAISVKAAASLTANILRSGPMYVQTLLGGMDGDKPSLYSLDPAGGMIEDTYISTGSGSIVAYGVLEDRFRDDLTTDEGIEIAIRAIRAAAERDTYSGNGYLVAKVDKDGFEMLDNEKINEVLEKI from the coding sequence ATGGATGACAAAATTTTGGAAGGTACAACGACCGTAGGTATTACCTGTAAGGACGGAGTTGTATTTGCAAGCGAAAGAAGAGCTAGTATGGGTAACCTTGTAGCTCACAAAGTCGCAGAAAAAATATTTAAAATTGACGATCACATCGTAACAACCATAGCTGGTTCAGTTGGAGATGCACAGAGTCTTATGAAAATAATTGAAGCAGAAGTTTCACTCTATCAGATGAGAAACAACGATGCAATAAGCGTTAAAGCAGCTGCATCATTGACTGCCAACATATTGCGTTCAGGACCTATGTATGTTCAGACCTTGCTCGGTGGAATGGATGGAGACAAACCTTCCCTTTATTCACTTGACCCAGCTGGTGGTATGATTGAAGATACTTATATATCAACCGGATCTGGATCCATCGTTGCATACGGTGTTCTTGAAGACAGGTTCAGGGATGATCTTACAACTGACGAAGGAATTGAAATAGCCATTAGAGCTATAAGAGCAGCTGCTGAACGTGACACATATTCCGGAAACGGATATTTGGTTGCTAAAGTAGACAAAGACGGATTTGAAATGTTAGACAATGAAAAAATTAATGAAGTTCTAGAAAAAATATAA